One Sanguibacter sp. HDW7 DNA window includes the following coding sequences:
- a CDS encoding ABC transporter permease translates to MTGPTVELTPDRASRPAPAAAPAPGLVRRITHHQLFWPVVALVALVVLCGLKNPTFLTIELRDGNLFGQLVDIARMSATPLLLALGMALVIATGGIDLSVGAVMAISLAVSLTYLDGAANPASVGTAAVAVLLGVAVALLAGVFNGFMVSVLGIQPFIATMILMVAGRGIAMLITQGQITTVTSAPFKFLGSGFVLGVPTPVIVALVMLVLVAVLVRRTALGMLLESIGINREASRLAGVQSRNITWLVYIVCALLAGLAGIVYGAPTMAADANNIGLMKEMDAIMCVVLGGTALAGGKFYLSGTVVGALILSTIERAVVIFHVPSQITPLFKALVIIVVCVAQSPRLREILRDGLARLRPRALPEVAS, encoded by the coding sequence ATGACGGGCCCCACCGTCGAGCTCACCCCCGACAGGGCGAGCCGACCCGCACCCGCCGCAGCTCCCGCCCCCGGGCTCGTGCGCCGGATCACCCACCACCAGCTGTTCTGGCCCGTCGTCGCGCTCGTCGCGCTCGTCGTCCTGTGCGGCCTCAAGAACCCGACGTTCCTCACGATCGAGCTGCGCGACGGCAACCTCTTCGGGCAGCTCGTCGACATCGCCCGCATGTCCGCGACCCCCCTGCTGCTCGCGCTCGGCATGGCGCTCGTCATCGCGACGGGCGGCATCGACCTCTCGGTCGGTGCCGTCATGGCGATCTCCCTCGCCGTGTCGCTCACCTACCTCGACGGCGCCGCGAACCCCGCCTCGGTCGGGACCGCAGCCGTCGCCGTGCTCCTCGGCGTCGCCGTCGCGCTCCTCGCGGGAGTCTTCAACGGCTTCATGGTCTCCGTCCTCGGCATCCAACCGTTCATCGCGACGATGATCCTCATGGTCGCCGGACGCGGCATCGCGATGCTCATCACGCAGGGCCAGATCACGACCGTGACGAGCGCCCCGTTCAAGTTCCTCGGCTCCGGCTTCGTCCTCGGCGTCCCGACGCCCGTCATCGTCGCGCTCGTCATGCTCGTGCTCGTCGCGGTCCTCGTGCGCCGCACCGCGCTCGGCATGCTCCTCGAGTCGATCGGCATCAACCGCGAGGCCTCGCGCCTCGCGGGCGTCCAGTCCCGGAACATCACGTGGCTCGTCTACATCGTGTGCGCGCTGCTCGCGGGCCTCGCCGGCATCGTCTACGGAGCCCCCACCATGGCGGCCGACGCCAACAACATCGGCCTCATGAAGGAGATGGACGCCATCATGTGCGTCGTCCTGGGCGGCACCGCGCTCGCGGGTGGCAAGTTCTACCTCTCCGGGACCGTCGTCGGCGCCCTCATCCTCTCGACGATCGAGCGGGCCGTCGTCATCTTCCACGTGCCCTCGCAGATCACGCCCCTGTTCAAGGCCCTCGTCATCATCGTCGTGTGCGTCGCCCAGTCCCCGCGGCTGCGGGAGATCCTGCGTGACGGTCTCGCGCGACTGCGGCCCCGCGCCCTCCCGGAGGTGGCGTCATGA
- a CDS encoding acetoin utilization protein AcuC — MSATVHVAWSPQLLGYDFGLGHPMSPVRLRLTVELARELGVLEGADALVVEPEPADDALLGLVHEQAYLDAVRAAAERGIPDPVRGLGTEDDPIFPRMYDAAARIVGGTVDAVRAVVSGRAAHGINVAGGMHHAMPGGASGFCVFNDAAVAIQDALDAGVERVAYVDLDAHHGDGVERTFWDDPRVLTVSVHQSPATLFPGTGYPTEVGGPAAEGTAVNVALPPRTEGAGWLRAVEATVLPAVRAFEPALLVTQHGCDAHGRDPLSELRVGIRAQRHAAEWMHELAHEVCDGRWVALGGGGYAIVGVVPVAWTNLLGVVSHRPVAPETPVPAPWRARVLEEFLVEAPSRMGGDDVADLASGPDHRSWDSGYDPADPIDRAVRATRAAVFPHLGLLPDDH; from the coding sequence ATGTCCGCAACCGTCCACGTGGCCTGGTCGCCGCAGCTCCTCGGGTACGACTTCGGGCTCGGCCACCCCATGTCGCCCGTGCGGCTGCGGCTCACGGTCGAGCTTGCGCGCGAGCTCGGCGTGCTCGAGGGTGCGGACGCGCTCGTCGTCGAGCCCGAGCCGGCGGACGACGCCCTCCTGGGGCTCGTCCACGAGCAGGCGTACCTCGATGCGGTGCGGGCGGCCGCGGAGCGCGGGATCCCGGACCCGGTGCGCGGGCTGGGCACGGAGGACGACCCGATCTTCCCGCGGATGTACGACGCCGCGGCGCGGATCGTCGGCGGCACCGTCGACGCGGTGCGGGCGGTCGTGAGCGGGCGGGCGGCCCACGGCATCAACGTCGCGGGCGGCATGCACCATGCGATGCCGGGCGGCGCGTCGGGATTCTGCGTGTTCAACGACGCGGCGGTCGCGATCCAGGACGCGCTCGACGCGGGCGTGGAGCGCGTCGCGTACGTCGATCTCGACGCGCACCACGGCGACGGCGTCGAACGCACGTTCTGGGACGACCCGCGTGTTCTCACGGTGTCGGTGCACCAGTCGCCGGCGACCCTCTTCCCGGGCACGGGCTACCCGACCGAGGTCGGTGGGCCTGCCGCCGAGGGCACGGCCGTCAACGTCGCGCTGCCGCCGCGGACGGAGGGCGCAGGCTGGCTGCGGGCGGTCGAGGCGACGGTGCTGCCTGCCGTGCGGGCGTTCGAGCCTGCGCTGCTCGTCACGCAGCACGGCTGCGACGCGCACGGCCGCGACCCGCTCTCGGAGCTGCGCGTCGGTATCAGGGCGCAGCGGCACGCGGCGGAGTGGATGCACGAGCTTGCGCACGAGGTGTGCGACGGCCGTTGGGTCGCGCTCGGGGGCGGCGGCTACGCGATCGTCGGCGTCGTGCCGGTTGCGTGGACGAACCTGCTGGGCGTCGTCTCGCACCGTCCTGTCGCGCCCGAGACGCCCGTGCCGGCGCCGTGGCGGGCGCGGGTCCTCGAGGAGTTCCTCGTCGAGGCGCCCTCCCGCATGGGAGGGGACGACGTCGCGGACCTAGCGAGCGGCCCGGACCACCGGTCGTGGGACAGCGGCTACGACCCCGCGGACCCGATCGACAGGGCGGTGCGCGCGACGCGTGCCGCGGTCTTCCCGCACCTGGGTCTTCTGCCTGACGACCACTGA
- a CDS encoding sugar ABC transporter permease YjfF (membrane component of a putative sugar ABC transporter system): MTTTVQPPAPAPVRASRTRLGGLRRYLAPEYLPIAGTVLTLVLMLVVGEVRYGGARGFVSPKLFSNLLQDNAYLLVLAVGMTFVVITGGIDLSVGAVVALVGLVIATLLPLGVPLPVVLVLGVLIGTVFGLLIGVLVEYFDIQPFIASLAAMFLARGLCNVVSVQSLAIKDKGFGALAGWSLKFGEGRDIWKINLSMIVAVLVLAVAYVVLHHTRFGRTVYGVGVGDRGNAIQLVGLKAGRTRLWVYIISGTCAGVAGILFAFYTKSGFNLTGVGMELDAIAAVVIGGTLLAGGGGFVLGTGVGVLVYGLIQVLIAREGLDSWWTKVFIGVVLLVFVVLQRVIAVRRRA, translated from the coding sequence ATGACGACGACCGTCCAGCCCCCCGCCCCTGCGCCCGTGCGCGCGTCCCGCACCCGGCTCGGCGGCCTGCGTCGCTATCTCGCGCCCGAGTACCTGCCGATCGCCGGCACGGTCCTCACGCTCGTCCTCATGCTCGTCGTCGGCGAGGTCCGGTACGGCGGCGCGCGCGGGTTCGTCTCGCCCAAGCTGTTCTCCAACCTGCTCCAGGACAACGCGTACCTGCTTGTCCTCGCGGTCGGCATGACGTTCGTCGTCATCACGGGAGGGATCGACCTGTCCGTCGGTGCGGTCGTCGCGCTCGTCGGCCTCGTCATCGCGACGCTCCTGCCGCTCGGCGTGCCGCTGCCGGTCGTCCTTGTCCTCGGCGTCCTCATCGGCACGGTGTTCGGCCTGCTCATCGGCGTGCTCGTCGAGTACTTCGACATCCAACCCTTCATCGCGTCGCTCGCCGCGATGTTCCTCGCACGCGGCCTGTGCAACGTCGTCTCAGTCCAGTCGCTCGCGATCAAGGACAAGGGCTTCGGTGCGCTCGCCGGCTGGAGCCTGAAGTTCGGCGAGGGCCGCGACATCTGGAAGATCAACCTCTCGATGATCGTCGCCGTGCTCGTCCTCGCGGTCGCGTACGTCGTCCTCCACCACACGCGCTTCGGGCGCACCGTGTACGGCGTGGGGGTCGGTGACCGCGGCAACGCGATCCAGCTCGTGGGCCTCAAGGCCGGCCGGACGCGCCTGTGGGTGTACATCATCTCGGGCACGTGCGCGGGCGTCGCGGGCATCCTCTTCGCGTTCTACACGAAGTCCGGGTTCAACCTCACGGGCGTCGGCATGGAGCTCGACGCGATCGCGGCGGTCGTCATCGGCGGCACGCTCCTCGCGGGCGGCGGCGGGTTCGTGCTCGGCACGGGCGTCGGCGTCCTCGTCTACGGGCTCATCCAGGTGCTCATCGCGCGCGAGGGCCTCGACTCGTGGTGGACCAAGGTGTTCATCGGTGTCGTCCTGCTGGTGTTCGTCGTCCTCCAGCGGGTCATCGCGGTGCGTCGGCGCGCATAG
- a CDS encoding ABC transporter substrate-binding protein: MRHSKLGRLTIAALATLSLATLTACGGDDAGDGGTTAGGGDKAGNIKVGFSQLGAESGWRTANTESVKANLTADKGFDLTFVDAQQKQENQIKALRDFIDQDVDVIAFSPVIETGWDEVLQDIKDAGIPLVLVDRTVDTTVADPYVTWIGADFTQEGRTAGEWVKKNFPDAKIFELQGTMGSGAQTNRQEGFREVIGDNVIGEASGNFTRAEGKAAVEGALAAYKDLDLIFAHNDDMGLGAIEALEAAGKKPGVDVKIVTVDGVRDGLQALKDGKFNYVVECNPAFGNQLADLIRSVKAGESVPKETIVIDEAFDQTITQEFIDARTF; this comes from the coding sequence ATGCGTCACTCGAAGCTCGGTCGCCTCACCATCGCGGCCCTCGCCACCCTGTCCCTCGCCACCCTCACCGCGTGCGGCGGCGACGACGCCGGCGACGGCGGCACCACCGCAGGCGGCGGCGACAAGGCCGGCAACATCAAGGTCGGCTTCTCCCAGCTCGGCGCCGAGTCCGGCTGGCGCACCGCCAACACCGAGTCCGTCAAGGCCAACCTCACCGCCGACAAGGGCTTCGACCTCACGTTCGTCGACGCCCAGCAGAAGCAGGAGAACCAGATCAAGGCCCTGCGCGACTTCATCGACCAGGACGTCGACGTCATCGCGTTCTCGCCCGTCATCGAGACCGGCTGGGACGAGGTCCTCCAGGACATCAAGGACGCCGGGATCCCGCTCGTCCTCGTCGACCGCACCGTCGACACGACCGTCGCCGACCCCTACGTCACCTGGATCGGCGCCGACTTCACCCAGGAAGGCCGCACTGCCGGCGAGTGGGTGAAGAAGAACTTCCCCGACGCCAAGATCTTCGAGCTCCAGGGCACCATGGGCTCGGGCGCCCAGACCAACCGCCAGGAAGGCTTCCGCGAGGTCATCGGCGACAACGTCATCGGTGAGGCATCCGGCAACTTCACGCGGGCCGAGGGCAAGGCCGCCGTCGAGGGCGCGCTCGCCGCGTACAAGGACCTGGACCTCATCTTCGCCCACAACGACGACATGGGCCTCGGCGCCATCGAGGCCCTCGAGGCCGCCGGCAAGAAGCCCGGCGTCGACGTGAAGATCGTCACCGTCGACGGGGTCCGCGACGGCCTCCAGGCCCTCAAGGACGGCAAGTTCAACTACGTCGTCGAGTGCAACCCCGCGTTCGGCAACCAGCTCGCCGACCTCATCCGCTCCGTCAAGGCCGGCGAGTCCGTGCCGAAGGAGACCATCGTCATCGACGAGGCCTTCGACCAGACGATCACGCAGGAGTTCATCGACGCCCGCACCTTCTGA
- a CDS encoding TrkH family potassium uptake protein, with protein sequence MDVGQKLKAVAWAGRELVDRLARHSPARLAIITFGGVILVFTGLLCLPAATSTGVRAPFVDAFFTATSAVCVTGLVTVPTGTYWSGFGQGVILLGMQVGGLGVMTLASILGAAVSRRIGLTQKLLTASETKTTRLGEVGSLIQVVVITSLTLEAAIAVLLMPRFLMLNESFGEALWHSVFYAVSAFNNAGFIPTAEGLAPHVGDWALLLPIILGVFIGSLGFPVILNIARQGRRFSRWNLHAKLTVTMSATLVLVGTIAFAALEWRNKDTFGPLGWADKLLASLFAGVMPRSGGFSTVDVGSMHESSWLVTDALMFVGGGSASTAGGIKVTTLAVMLLAIISEARGDRDVEAFGRRIPRDTLRLSVAVVFVGATTILVACLALLEITGWTLDVVLFEAISAFATVGLSTGGTHLLPDAGKFVLIALMFIGRTGTMTLAAALALRDRSRVIRLPEERPIIG encoded by the coding sequence GTGGACGTGGGGCAGAAGCTCAAGGCCGTGGCCTGGGCGGGCCGCGAGCTCGTCGACAGGCTCGCCCGGCACTCCCCCGCGCGCCTCGCGATCATCACGTTCGGCGGCGTCATCCTCGTCTTCACCGGACTGCTCTGCCTGCCCGCCGCGACGTCGACCGGCGTGCGCGCACCCTTCGTCGACGCGTTCTTCACCGCGACCTCGGCCGTGTGCGTCACCGGCCTCGTCACCGTCCCCACCGGCACCTACTGGTCGGGCTTCGGGCAGGGCGTCATCCTCCTCGGCATGCAGGTCGGCGGCCTCGGCGTCATGACGCTCGCATCGATCCTCGGCGCCGCAGTGTCCCGGCGCATCGGCCTCACCCAGAAGCTCCTCACGGCCTCGGAGACCAAGACGACACGGCTCGGCGAGGTCGGCTCGCTCATCCAGGTCGTCGTCATCACGTCGCTGACGCTCGAGGCCGCGATCGCCGTCCTGCTCATGCCGCGCTTCCTCATGCTCAACGAGTCGTTCGGCGAGGCGCTCTGGCACTCCGTGTTCTACGCGGTGTCCGCGTTCAACAACGCAGGCTTCATCCCCACCGCCGAGGGGCTCGCGCCGCACGTCGGCGACTGGGCCCTCCTCCTGCCGATCATCCTCGGGGTGTTCATCGGCTCGCTCGGCTTCCCCGTCATCCTCAACATCGCCCGGCAGGGCCGACGCTTCAGCCGCTGGAACCTCCACGCCAAGCTCACCGTGACGATGTCCGCGACGCTCGTCCTCGTCGGCACCATCGCGTTCGCCGCCCTCGAGTGGCGCAACAAGGACACGTTCGGGCCGCTCGGCTGGGCCGACAAGCTGCTCGCGTCGCTCTTCGCCGGCGTCATGCCACGCTCCGGAGGATTCTCGACCGTCGACGTCGGGTCGATGCACGAGTCGAGCTGGCTCGTCACCGACGCCCTCATGTTCGTCGGTGGCGGCTCCGCGTCGACCGCGGGCGGCATCAAGGTGACGACGCTCGCCGTCATGCTCCTCGCGATCATCTCCGAGGCCCGCGGCGACCGCGACGTCGAGGCGTTCGGGCGCCGCATCCCGCGCGACACCCTGCGCCTGTCCGTCGCCGTCGTCTTCGTCGGCGCGACGACGATCCTCGTCGCCTGCCTCGCACTGCTCGAGATCACCGGATGGACCCTCGACGTCGTCCTCTTCGAGGCGATCTCCGCCTTCGCGACCGTCGGCCTCTCGACAGGCGGCACCCACCTGCTTCCCGACGCCGGGAAGTTCGTGCTCATCGCCTTGATGTTCATCGGGCGCACAGGCACGATGACACTCGCTGCGGCGCTCGCGCTGCGCGACCGGAGCCGCGTCATCCGGCTCCCCGAAGAAAGGCCGATCATTGGCTGA
- a CDS encoding 30S ribosomal protein bS22 — protein MGSVIKKRRKRMAKKKHRKLLRKTRHQRRNKK, from the coding sequence ATGGGCTCCGTGATCAAGAAGCGCCGCAAGCGTATGGCGAAGAAGAAGCACCGCAAGCTGCTTCGCAAGACGCGCCACCAGCGTCGTAACAAGAAGTGA
- a CDS encoding TrkA family potassium uptake protein, with protein sequence MLVIGLGRFGSALAATLDRLGQDVLAVERNTMLAQQWAGRIPLVEADATNPEALEQLGARDFPVAVVGVGSSLEASVLITGNLVDMGTPQIWAKAVSAEHGRILQRIGAHHVVFPEADAGNRVAHLVSGKLMDYIEVEDGFTIVKMRPPKEMQGFTVEQSKVRTRYGVTVIGVKPPGQEFIYATPQTRISANDLLVVSGHSELLERFAARP encoded by the coding sequence ATCCTCGTCATCGGCCTCGGCCGGTTCGGCTCCGCGCTCGCCGCGACGCTCGACAGGCTCGGCCAGGACGTCCTCGCCGTCGAGCGCAACACCATGCTCGCCCAGCAGTGGGCCGGCCGGATCCCCCTCGTCGAGGCCGACGCGACCAACCCCGAGGCCCTCGAGCAGCTCGGCGCACGCGACTTCCCCGTCGCCGTCGTCGGCGTCGGATCCTCCCTCGAGGCCTCCGTCCTCATCACCGGCAACCTCGTCGACATGGGCACGCCCCAGATCTGGGCGAAGGCCGTCTCCGCCGAGCACGGCCGCATCCTCCAGCGCATCGGCGCGCACCACGTCGTCTTTCCGGAGGCCGACGCGGGCAACCGTGTCGCCCACCTCGTCTCCGGCAAGCTCATGGACTACATCGAGGTCGAGGACGGCTTCACGATCGTCAAGATGCGCCCGCCGAAGGAGATGCAGGGCTTCACCGTCGAGCAGTCGAAGGTGCGCACCCGCTACGGCGTCACCGTCATCGGCGTGAAGCCTCCGGGCCAGGAGTTCATCTACGCGACGCCGCAGACGCGCATCTCCGCGAACGACCTCCTCGTCGTCTCGGGGCACTCCGAGCTCCTCGAGCGCTTCGCGGCCCGCCCGTAG
- a CDS encoding ABC transporter permease gives MTLQRTFVTAARVLHQLRHDRRTIGLVIVLPCLLLSIVAWMFSGTPTLDHWGPMLVGMFPMLVMFLVTSVAMLRERQSGTLERLMTLPVGRADVVVGYALAFALLATVQGLVLVGFTTWVLGMDVAGSLGLVVLVAVLDAVLGSALGLGASALARTEFQAVQLMPAVIFPQLLVCGILMPRADLPQVLEWFSRAMPLTYGIEAMQHLALGAGWADVRGAIGAIALFVVGAIVLGVVTLRRRTP, from the coding sequence ATGACCCTCCAGCGCACCTTCGTGACGGCCGCGCGCGTGCTGCATCAGCTGCGGCACGACCGTCGGACGATCGGCCTCGTCATCGTCCTGCCGTGCCTCCTGCTGAGCATCGTCGCGTGGATGTTCTCGGGCACCCCGACGCTCGACCACTGGGGGCCGATGCTCGTCGGCATGTTCCCCATGCTCGTGATGTTCCTCGTGACGAGCGTCGCGATGCTGCGCGAGCGGCAGTCGGGGACGCTCGAGCGGCTCATGACGCTGCCGGTCGGGCGGGCCGACGTCGTCGTCGGGTACGCGCTCGCGTTCGCGCTGCTCGCGACGGTGCAGGGGCTAGTGCTCGTCGGGTTCACGACGTGGGTGCTCGGCATGGACGTCGCGGGGTCCCTCGGCCTCGTCGTGCTCGTCGCGGTGCTCGACGCGGTGCTCGGCTCGGCGCTGGGGCTCGGGGCGTCGGCGCTCGCGCGGACCGAGTTCCAGGCGGTGCAGCTCATGCCCGCGGTGATCTTCCCGCAGCTGCTCGTGTGCGGGATCCTTATGCCGCGCGCGGACCTGCCGCAGGTGCTCGAGTGGTTCTCGCGCGCGATGCCGCTCACGTACGGCATCGAGGCGATGCAGCACCTGGCGCTCGGCGCAGGGTGGGCCGACGTCCGTGGGGCGATCGGTGCGATCGCGTTGTTCGTCGTCGGCGCGATCGTCCTCGGCGTCGTGACGCTCCGCCGCCGCACGCCGTAG
- a CDS encoding helix-turn-helix domain-containing protein, with translation MTDATARPSFLTVAEVADAMRVSRMTVYRLVHAGEMPAIRVGKSFRVPASALEQYLAQATLDQDRLTS, from the coding sequence ATGACCGACGCCACCGCGCGTCCTTCCTTCCTCACCGTCGCCGAGGTCGCCGACGCCATGCGGGTCTCCCGCATGACGGTCTACCGGCTCGTGCACGCCGGTGAGATGCCAGCGATCCGCGTCGGGAAGTCCTTCCGCGTGCCGGCGTCGGCGCTCGAGCAGTACCTCGCCCAGGCGACGCTCGACCAGGATCGCCTGACGTCCTGA
- a CDS encoding ABC transporter ATP-binding protein — MTDDLAVDVRALRVVRGRTPVLDGLSLTVPAGQVVGLLGPSGSGKTTLMRAIVGVQVVAGGDITVLGRPAGVRELRGRVGYVSQRPSVYADLTVVENLRHGAGLLGAGRDEVERVLADVDLVRHRDTLVAELSGGEAARVSLGVGLLGSPPLLVLDEPTVGLDPVLRRDLWALFRSLCDRGTTLLVSSHVMDEAERCDRVLLLRGGELLADDTVPGLLGATGATDVEGAFLALVEGSDR, encoded by the coding sequence ATGACCGATGACCTCGCCGTCGACGTCCGGGCCCTGCGCGTCGTGCGCGGGCGCACCCCCGTGCTCGACGGGCTCTCGCTCACCGTCCCCGCCGGTCAGGTCGTCGGCCTGCTCGGCCCGTCCGGCTCGGGCAAGACGACGCTCATGCGGGCGATCGTCGGCGTCCAGGTCGTCGCGGGCGGCGACATCACGGTGCTCGGGCGGCCCGCGGGCGTGCGGGAGCTGCGCGGACGCGTCGGCTACGTGTCGCAGCGGCCGTCGGTGTACGCGGACCTCACCGTCGTCGAGAACCTCCGGCACGGCGCGGGCCTCCTCGGCGCCGGGCGCGACGAGGTCGAGCGGGTGCTCGCGGACGTCGACCTCGTGCGGCACCGCGACACGCTCGTCGCCGAGCTCTCGGGCGGTGAGGCCGCGCGCGTCTCGCTCGGCGTCGGGCTGCTCGGGTCGCCGCCGCTGCTCGTCCTCGACGAGCCGACCGTCGGCCTCGACCCGGTCCTGCGCCGCGACCTGTGGGCGCTGTTCCGCTCGCTGTGCGACCGCGGCACGACGCTCCTCGTCTCGAGCCACGTCATGGACGAGGCCGAGCGCTGCGACCGCGTCCTCCTGCTGCGAGGCGGCGAGCTGCTCGCCGACGACACCGTGCCCGGCCTGCTCGGCGCGACCGGCGCCACCGACGTCGAGGGCGCGTTCCTCGCGCTCGTCGAGGGGAGCGACCGATGA
- a CDS encoding HAD family phosphatase, which translates to MARTEPPSSADVPPVPGEDPRGVVPEAPAPGSVVAAFFDVDNTIIRGASSFHLAIGLYKREFFRVRDIVFASMQQMRYLAVGENNEQIGTVRDRALLLIKGHSVAEVTAVGEEVYEQALVSRIFPGTRKILDAHLAAGHEVWLVTAAPIEIGALIAQRLGTTGALGSIAEHVDGVYTGRLVGELMHRESKADGVLALAEKRGIDLAASYAYGDSANDIPLLSTVGFPCAINPEPRLRRFARERGWPMREFRGKRRIAKRSLKTASWAGAAWVLGLVARSLTRTVRGR; encoded by the coding sequence ATGGCACGCACCGAACCCCCGAGCTCGGCCGACGTGCCCCCGGTCCCGGGCGAGGATCCGCGGGGCGTCGTCCCCGAGGCACCAGCGCCCGGCAGCGTCGTCGCCGCGTTCTTCGACGTCGACAACACGATCATCCGAGGCGCGTCGTCCTTCCACCTCGCGATCGGCCTCTACAAGCGCGAGTTCTTCCGCGTCCGCGACATCGTCTTCGCCTCGATGCAGCAGATGCGCTACCTCGCCGTCGGCGAGAACAACGAGCAGATCGGCACCGTGCGGGACCGCGCGCTCCTCCTCATCAAGGGGCACTCCGTCGCCGAGGTCACGGCCGTCGGCGAGGAGGTCTACGAGCAGGCGCTCGTCTCACGGATCTTCCCGGGCACGCGCAAGATCCTCGACGCGCACCTCGCCGCGGGTCACGAGGTCTGGCTCGTCACGGCCGCCCCCATCGAGATCGGTGCGCTCATCGCCCAGCGTCTCGGCACGACCGGCGCGCTCGGCTCGATCGCCGAGCACGTCGACGGCGTCTACACGGGCCGGCTCGTCGGCGAGCTCATGCACCGTGAGTCGAAGGCCGACGGCGTGCTCGCCCTCGCCGAGAAGCGGGGCATCGACCTCGCCGCCTCCTACGCGTACGGCGACTCCGCGAACGACATCCCGCTGCTGTCGACCGTCGGGTTCCCGTGCGCGATCAACCCCGAGCCGCGGCTGCGACGCTTCGCGAGGGAGCGCGGCTGGCCCATGCGCGAGTTCCGTGGCAAGCGTCGGATCGCGAAGAGGTCGCTCAAGACGGCGTCGTGGGCCGGCGCCGCCTGGGTGCTCGGGCTCGTCGCCCGCTCCCTCACGCGCACGGTGCGCGGGCGCTGA
- a CDS encoding sugar ABC transporter ATP-binding protein — translation MTTPAPQAPTPVVEMRDITITFPGVKALDGVDLRLFPGEVHSLMGENGAGKSTLIKALTGVYQIDGGTMTVDGVEHRFSGPDEAQGAGISTVYQEVNLCANLSVAENVMLGHEPRTGPFLSWRRMRRQAAEHLARLHVDIDPASRLSAHSIAVQQLCAIARATVREAKVLILDEPTSSLQKAEVDELFAVVRELRDAGVAILFVSHFLDQVYEISDRLTILRNGRLVGEHLAAELPRRELIGLMIGREGAALDAIEGRAQQAFTADDDATPTIEAAGLGRHGRIQPFDLTVRPGEIVGLAGLLGSGRTEAVRLLCGADRPEEGELLLGGERIRIADPLTGLRHGIAFSSEDRKKEDVVGDLTVRENIALAIQTVRGVWRPVPRRELDELVAKYVEALDIRPANPNQLVKNLSGGNQQKVLLARWLATAPRLLILDEPTRGIDIGAKTDIQKLVAELAADGMSVVFISSEFEEVLRVSHRIDVLRDRRIVETLTNGPDVDQDTILEAIATKEVA, via the coding sequence ATGACCACCCCCGCCCCCCAGGCACCCACCCCCGTCGTCGAGATGCGAGACATCACGATCACCTTCCCGGGGGTCAAGGCGCTCGACGGAGTCGACCTGCGGCTGTTCCCCGGCGAGGTCCACTCGCTCATGGGAGAGAACGGTGCCGGCAAGTCGACGCTCATCAAGGCGCTCACGGGCGTCTACCAGATCGACGGCGGCACCATGACCGTCGACGGCGTCGAGCACCGCTTCTCCGGCCCCGACGAGGCCCAGGGCGCCGGCATCTCGACCGTCTACCAGGAGGTCAACCTCTGCGCGAACCTCTCGGTCGCGGAGAACGTCATGCTCGGCCACGAGCCGCGCACAGGCCCCTTCCTCTCGTGGCGGCGCATGCGTCGGCAGGCCGCCGAGCACCTCGCACGCCTCCACGTCGACATCGACCCCGCCTCGCGCCTCTCCGCGCACTCGATCGCCGTCCAGCAGCTGTGCGCCATCGCCCGCGCCACCGTCCGTGAGGCCAAGGTCCTCATCCTCGACGAGCCCACCTCGAGCCTCCAGAAGGCCGAGGTCGACGAGCTCTTCGCCGTCGTCCGCGAGCTGCGCGACGCAGGCGTCGCGATCCTCTTCGTCTCCCACTTCCTCGACCAGGTCTACGAGATCTCCGACCGCCTGACGATCCTGCGCAACGGCCGGCTCGTCGGCGAGCACCTCGCCGCCGAGCTGCCCCGGCGCGAGCTCATCGGCCTCATGATCGGCCGCGAGGGCGCCGCCCTCGACGCGATCGAGGGACGCGCCCAGCAGGCGTTCACCGCCGACGACGACGCCACGCCGACCATCGAGGCCGCCGGGCTCGGCCGCCACGGCCGCATCCAGCCGTTCGACCTCACGGTCCGCCCCGGCGAGATCGTCGGGCTCGCGGGGCTCCTCGGCTCGGGCCGCACCGAGGCCGTGCGCCTCCTGTGCGGCGCCGACCGCCCCGAGGAGGGCGAGCTCCTCCTCGGCGGCGAGCGCATCCGCATCGCCGACCCGCTCACGGGCCTGCGGCACGGCATCGCGTTCTCCTCCGAGGACCGCAAGAAGGAGGACGTCGTCGGCGACCTCACGGTCCGCGAGAACATCGCCCTCGCCATCCAGACGGTCCGCGGCGTGTGGCGCCCCGTCCCGCGCAGGGAGCTCGACGAGCTCGTCGCGAAGTACGTCGAGGCGCTCGACATCCGGCCCGCCAACCCGAACCAGCTCGTCAAGAACCTCTCGGGCGGCAACCAGCAGAAGGTGCTGCTCGCCCGGTGGCTCGCGACCGCGCCCCGCCTGCTCATCCTCGACGAGCCCACGCGCGGCATCGACATCGGCGCGAAGACCGACATCCAGAAGCTCGTCGCGGAGCTCGCCGCCGACGGCATGTCCGTCGTCTTCATCTCCTCGGAGTTCGAGGAGGTGCTCCGCGTGAGCCACCGCATCGACGTCCTGCGCGACCGCCGCATCGTCGAGACCCTCACCAACGGCCCGGACGTCGACCAGGACACGATCCTCGAGGCCATCGCCACGAAGGAGGTGGCCTGA